In Candidatus Margulisiibacteriota bacterium, the following proteins share a genomic window:
- the glpK gene encoding glycerol kinase GlpK codes for MKYILAIDQGTTGSRAIVYDQKGQKIASAYQEFPQYFPKPGWVEHDPEEIWQSVYASIQKVLTKVPPASIAAIGITNQRETTVVWNKKTGRPVYNAIVWQCRRTAARCDQLKQKGLAGFIKKKTGLPIDAYFSGTKVEWILKKAKAKAEELCFGTTDSWVLWKLTGGKVHATDYTNASRTMLFNIEKLAWDKEILKLLKIPSSILPQVKPSSGEFGQTVKIGRLPAGIPITGIAGDQQAALFGQACFEPGTMKNTYGTGCFILLNTGRKRVNSQHGLITTLACGPEGKVAYALEGSIFIAGAAIQWLRDQLGIMKSSAESEAMATAVKDNAGVYFVPAFVGLGAPYWDQNARGTIVGLTRGTNKNHLVRAALEAMGYSTKDVLETMKKESGLRIKELKVDGGAVANNFLCQFQADILGVRILRPKSIETTSLGTAYLAGLAIGFWKNSAAIKKFWASDRTFKPKMAKAAAEKLYLGWKNAISRTLSA; via the coding sequence ATGAAATATATTTTAGCGATCGACCAGGGAACGACCGGCAGCCGGGCGATAGTCTACGACCAAAAAGGCCAAAAGATCGCCAGCGCCTACCAGGAATTCCCCCAATACTTTCCTAAACCAGGCTGGGTGGAACACGATCCGGAAGAGATCTGGCAAAGCGTTTACGCTTCTATTCAGAAAGTGTTAACTAAAGTTCCCCCCGCTTCGATCGCGGCGATCGGGATCACCAACCAGCGGGAAACGACCGTCGTCTGGAACAAAAAAACCGGCCGCCCGGTCTATAACGCCATTGTCTGGCAATGCCGCCGGACCGCGGCCCGCTGCGACCAACTGAAGCAGAAAGGGCTGGCCGGGTTCATTAAAAAGAAAACCGGCCTGCCGATCGACGCTTATTTCTCCGGGACTAAAGTCGAATGGATCTTAAAAAAGGCTAAGGCGAAGGCAGAGGAACTTTGTTTTGGCACAACGGATAGCTGGGTCTTATGGAAACTAACCGGGGGGAAAGTCCACGCCACCGATTATACCAACGCCTCCAGAACGATGCTCTTTAACATTGAAAAACTGGCCTGGGATAAAGAGATCCTCAAGCTTTTGAAGATCCCAAGCTCGATCCTACCTCAAGTTAAGCCATCTTCGGGTGAATTCGGCCAAACCGTGAAGATCGGCCGGCTCCCGGCCGGGATCCCGATCACCGGGATTGCCGGTGACCAACAAGCCGCGTTGTTCGGCCAAGCCTGCTTTGAACCGGGAACAATGAAGAACACTTACGGGACCGGCTGTTTTATTCTCCTTAATACCGGCCGGAAACGGGTCAATTCACAACACGGATTAATTACCACCCTTGCCTGCGGACCGGAGGGGAAGGTCGCTTACGCGCTGGAAGGGTCAATCTTTATCGCCGGAGCGGCGATCCAGTGGCTCCGCGACCAGCTCGGCATTATGAAGAGCTCGGCCGAGTCGGAAGCAATGGCGACAGCGGTCAAAGATAACGCCGGTGTTTATTTCGTCCCCGCTTTCGTCGGCCTTGGCGCCCCCTATTGGGACCAGAACGCCAGAGGGACGATCGTCGGCCTGACCCGCGGAACGAACAAAAACCATCTTGTCCGGGCCGCCCTTGAGGCGATGGGCTATTCGACCAAAGACGTATTGGAGACGATGAAAAAAGAATCCGGCCTGCGGATCAAGGAATTGAAGGTCGACGGCGGCGCGGTCGCCAACAACTTCCTCTGCCAATTCCAGGCCGACATTCTTGGCGTCAGGATTTTACGGCCGAAGAGCATCGAAACAACTTCGCTGGGGACCGCCTACCTGGCCGGACTGGCGATCGGTTTCTGGAAAAACTCCGCGGCGATCAAGAAGTTCTGGGCGAGCGACCGGACCTTCAAACCGAAAATGGCCAAAGCGGCGGCGGAAAAGCTCTATCTTGGCTGGAAAAACGCCATTAGTCGAACCCTCTCGGCCTAA
- a CDS encoding FAD-dependent oxidoreductase, with translation MNERELVIVGGGPAGMAAALSAHRNGVKDILLLERDQYLGGILNQCIHPGFGIHHYKADLTGPEFADRLIKEIKITPAIEVSLRSFAVKLTGDKILTYLKPGKMETVKARALIMATGCRERTREMIHVAGTRPAGVFPAGLAQKLINIEGLLPGREVVVIGSGDIGLIMARRLTLEGARVQAVVEIQEKTGGLVRNVVQCLEDFGIPLYLRHRVARIHGRDRVEKVTVENVITKETFDLACDTVLVSVGLIPENELVEMAGVKLDPATNSPISTAVNLSSIPGLFICGNSYKVYDLVDSVARDSEKAGQMAAEYLK, from the coding sequence ATGAACGAGCGTGAACTAGTTATAGTCGGCGGCGGCCCGGCCGGCATGGCGGCCGCCCTTTCCGCTCATAGGAACGGAGTCAAAGATATCCTCCTTCTGGAACGGGACCAGTACCTGGGCGGGATCCTCAACCAGTGCATTCACCCCGGCTTCGGCATTCATCATTATAAAGCCGACCTGACCGGCCCGGAATTTGCCGACCGACTAATCAAAGAAATCAAGATAACCCCAGCAATCGAGGTCTCGCTCCGGTCGTTCGCCGTTAAACTGACCGGCGATAAAATTTTGACCTATCTTAAACCGGGAAAGATGGAAACCGTTAAAGCGCGGGCATTGATCATGGCGACCGGCTGTCGGGAGCGGACCCGCGAGATGATCCACGTCGCTGGAACGCGTCCCGCCGGGGTCTTTCCCGCCGGACTGGCGCAAAAGCTGATCAATATCGAAGGGCTCCTCCCCGGCCGCGAGGTCGTCGTCATCGGTTCGGGAGATATCGGCCTGATCATGGCCCGCCGCCTGACACTCGAGGGGGCCAGGGTCCAAGCGGTCGTCGAGATCCAAGAAAAAACGGGCGGGCTGGTAAGGAATGTCGTTCAATGCCTGGAAGATTTCGGCATCCCCCTTTACTTACGACATCGGGTCGCCCGGATCCACGGGCGGGACCGGGTGGAAAAAGTGACCGTTGAGAACGTCATAACCAAGGAAACCTTTGACCTTGCCTGCGACACGGTCCTGGTCTCGGTCGGACTGATCCCCGAAAATGAACTGGTCGAAATGGCCGGGGTCAAACTCGATCCGGCGACTAACTCCCCGATCTCCACGGCGGTCAATTTGAGCTCGATCCCGGGGCTCTTTATCTGCGGCAACTCTTATAAAGTCTACGATCTGGTCGATTCGGTCGCCCGCGACAGCGAAAAAGCGGGGCAAATGGCGGCGGAGTATCTGAAATGA
- a CDS encoding plastocyanin/azurin family copper-binding protein, with protein MKILILAAFFAGFVFAGCTSQNSTYPATTTTTIPASAATAVNISGLAFSPASVIVSVDATVVWTNNDSVSHTVSSTSGPASFDSGTFGVGGTFSHQFTIAGTYAYRCNIHPSMTGQVIVQ; from the coding sequence GTGAAGATTTTAATCTTAGCGGCTTTTTTTGCCGGCTTTGTTTTCGCGGGCTGCACGAGCCAGAATTCGACCTACCCGGCCACTACCACAACGACCATTCCCGCGTCAGCCGCGACTGCGGTCAATATTTCGGGCCTGGCTTTTAGTCCGGCCTCGGTCATCGTCTCCGTTGACGCGACCGTCGTCTGGACCAATAACGATTCAGTCTCTCATACGGTTTCCAGCACTTCCGGCCCGGCCAGTTTTGACTCCGGAACGTTTGGGGTTGGGGGGACTTTTTCTCATCAGTTTACGATCGCGGGGACCTATGCTTATCGCTGTAATATCCATCCTTCAATGACCGGGCAAGTGATAGTGCAATAA
- a CDS encoding alpha/beta fold hydrolase has product MPELIGTDLLYRKWSAVKAKAVLLLVHGMGAHSARWNFLGDYFAKNGYSSYAIELKGYGQTKDRPRGHIASFNTYYRDILRLREIVAQENPGKKIYLLGESLGGLLAFNVAGQNPEKFAGQILISPAFQNGMKFSLSNYLTLAAFILFDPQRTIEVPFTSEMCTRDLAYQKVMNNNPDELRSASLKMLVNTLFAQMKAKRLSKKLTTPSLFLISGHDLLIDETAGKKLIASLPLKDKTMIEYPEMLHALSIDLGREQVFADILNWLEAR; this is encoded by the coding sequence ATGCCGGAGCTTATCGGAACTGATCTGCTTTATCGTAAATGGAGCGCCGTTAAGGCCAAGGCCGTCCTTCTTCTCGTGCATGGCATGGGCGCCCACTCCGCCCGCTGGAATTTCCTCGGCGATTATTTCGCGAAAAATGGCTACTCGTCTTACGCCATTGAACTGAAAGGCTATGGCCAAACTAAGGACCGCCCGCGCGGCCATATCGCTTCGTTCAACACTTACTACCGTGATATTTTGCGGCTCCGCGAGATCGTCGCCCAGGAAAACCCCGGTAAAAAGATCTATCTCCTCGGGGAAAGCCTCGGCGGGCTGCTCGCTTTTAATGTCGCCGGCCAAAACCCGGAAAAATTCGCCGGGCAGATATTGATCTCCCCCGCTTTCCAGAACGGGATGAAGTTTTCCCTCTCCAACTACTTAACGCTGGCCGCTTTTATCTTGTTCGATCCCCAAAGAACGATCGAAGTCCCCTTCACTTCAGAAATGTGCACCCGGGACCTTGCGTACCAAAAGGTCATGAACAACAATCCTGATGAACTCCGGTCCGCGAGCCTGAAAATGCTCGTCAACACCCTCTTCGCCCAAATGAAAGCGAAACGATTGAGTAAAAAATTAACAACCCCCTCGCTCTTTCTAATTTCCGGACACGATCTGCTGATCGATGAAACGGCCGGTAAAAAACTGATCGCCAGCCTGCCGCTCAAAGATAAAACGATGATCGAGTATCCGGAAATGCTCCACGCCCTCTCCATCGACCTTGGGCGCGAACAAGTCTTTGCCGATATCCTGAACTGGCTGGAGGCGCGATGA
- a CDS encoding ferredoxin yields the protein MTVSKVTILDGCISCALCEQICPEVFEIPETAKVKAGVDLNKFEDKIREAADSCPVSVIKVE from the coding sequence ATGACAGTTTCCAAGGTTACGATTTTAGACGGTTGCATCAGTTGCGCGCTCTGTGAACAGATCTGTCCGGAAGTCTTTGAAATACCCGAGACCGCGAAGGTCAAGGCGGGCGTTGATTTGAACAAGTTTGAAGACAAGATCAGGGAAGCGGCCGATTCTTGTCCGGTCAGTGTAATCAAAGTTGAATAA
- a CDS encoding DUF5777 family beta-barrel protein, producing MSATALNLPGSRLIESSEIYINHRFFGNVSDDPLNNFIGMDQGANIALGFGFRLNDRAALSILRSTFDKEYFLAGKFALTDGLSVLIGDAQKTSPTVVGDRNSYLGQLIFTRELNDRFAVSFVPSLANPVNNNPTLALGLAGSYALEVRAGYLERLELIAEYLPVVSGYARRYPTASLGVKLKTWGHFFSLIFTNNIQTLPGGFLPGSADNNLHFGFNIVREIS from the coding sequence ATGTCTGCGACGGCTCTAAATCTTCCGGGCTCGCGGCTTATTGAGAGCTCGGAAATTTATATCAATCATCGTTTCTTCGGCAATGTCTCGGACGACCCGCTCAATAATTTCATTGGCATGGACCAGGGAGCCAATATCGCCCTGGGCTTTGGTTTTCGGCTCAATGACCGGGCCGCTCTTTCCATTTTACGCTCCACTTTCGATAAAGAATATTTTCTGGCCGGCAAGTTCGCGCTAACGGACGGCTTGTCGGTCCTGATCGGCGATGCGCAAAAAACTTCTCCGACGGTGGTGGGGGACCGGAATAGCTATCTCGGCCAGTTGATCTTTACCAGGGAGCTAAACGATCGTTTTGCCGTCAGCTTCGTTCCTTCGCTTGCCAATCCGGTCAACAATAATCCAACCCTGGCGCTGGGGCTGGCCGGAAGTTACGCGCTGGAAGTAAGGGCCGGTTATCTTGAACGCCTGGAGCTGATCGCCGAATATCTCCCGGTCGTTTCAGGCTATGCTCGGCGCTATCCGACCGCGTCATTGGGGGTCAAACTTAAAACCTGGGGGCATTTTTTCTCCTTGATTTTTACCAACAACATCCAGACCCTGCCGGGCGGCTTCCTTCCCGGCAGCGCCGATAATAATCTTCATTTCGGATTTAACATCGTCAGAGAGATATCATGA
- a CDS encoding ribonuclease HI family protein, with the protein MNKYAIYSDGAARNNPGPAGAGVVIKHNGKTVAEVAEYLGKTTNNIAEYMAFIRGLEEALSLGAKEVECFADSELLVKQINGEYRVKNEGLIPLFHHAQSLLKKFKHSKVTHIRREKNTEADLLSNKGIDDHQKSSHGPLFNR; encoded by the coding sequence ATGAATAAGTACGCGATCTATTCCGACGGCGCGGCCCGCAACAACCCGGGACCGGCCGGAGCAGGAGTGGTCATTAAACATAATGGTAAAACTGTGGCTGAAGTCGCCGAATACCTGGGGAAGACGACCAACAACATCGCCGAATACATGGCCTTTATCCGCGGATTGGAAGAAGCGCTAAGCCTGGGGGCCAAAGAGGTCGAGTGCTTTGCCGATTCGGAGCTCCTGGTCAAACAGATCAACGGCGAATATCGAGTTAAAAACGAGGGGTTGATCCCCCTCTTCCATCACGCCCAGTCGCTCCTAAAGAAATTCAAGCACTCTAAAGTGACCCATATCCGCCGGGAAAAGAACACCGAGGCCGACCTCCTCTCCAATAAAGGGATCGACGATCACCAGAAGTCGAGCCACGGGCCGCTGTTTAACCGCTAA
- a CDS encoding DUF1667 domain-containing protein has translation MRMTCIECPVGCQLEVDVEGGYVVKITGNKCEKGPLYAKQEVENPARILATTVLAKGLDLKMVPVRTSRPIPKAKLLAAMAEVKKIKLDHPVKVGDVIVKSFLGEADLIATREALLVP, from the coding sequence ATGAGAATGACCTGTATTGAATGCCCGGTCGGTTGCCAGCTGGAAGTTGACGTTGAGGGAGGCTACGTCGTCAAGATCACCGGAAATAAATGCGAAAAAGGACCCCTCTACGCCAAACAAGAAGTCGAGAACCCAGCCAGGATCTTGGCTACGACCGTTTTGGCCAAAGGACTGGACTTAAAGATGGTCCCGGTCAGGACCAGCCGTCCCATCCCAAAAGCAAAACTGCTCGCCGCGATGGCGGAAGTAAAAAAGATCAAGCTCGATCATCCGGTCAAAGTTGGAGACGTGATCGTTAAATCGTTCCTGGGGGAAGCCGATCTGATAGCGACCCGGGAAGCGTTACTCGTACCGTAA
- a CDS encoding NAD(P)/FAD-dependent oxidoreductase, with the protein MNSFDVIIIGGGVTGAAIARELSRYRLKIVLLEKEAELAFGVSKSNSGIIHPGTQNPPDSLKGKLCVEGNKLTRQIAKELGVDFKEVGELIVIFSEEERNRLLEIKADAEKLGVPGLQIVDRAWLKEHEPNLNPAALAALYAPTAGIISPYRLVYDLAENARLNGVEILTSHKVESISQETGNLRLNVAVSGSTPKVFQSRFVINAAGLYADTIAQMVGVTDIVIKPRKGEEFLLDKKREHLANHLLFPLPTPTSKGTLVIKTSDGNPMIGPTATDIEDKEERSTSDEGLAKVLENVQKLLPAISSRDIIAYFAGLRPVAGKDFIIRHEEKVPGFINAAGIQSPGLTAAPAIALMVADLLKKNGLKLRRKFFFRKYRQPTVHLFSLSLEKIIQLIKHDPSYGDIVCRCEMVSAKEVREAIKRGARTLDGIKFRTRAQAGRCHGGFCTTRIMKIMAEELGIPLTEITKRGPGSEVVKDERA; encoded by the coding sequence GTGAATAGTTTCGACGTCATTATCATCGGCGGCGGAGTGACCGGTGCGGCGATCGCCCGGGAGCTTTCCCGCTACCGCCTCAAGATCGTCCTGCTGGAAAAAGAAGCCGAGCTCGCTTTCGGCGTCTCCAAATCAAACAGCGGCATTATCCATCCGGGGACGCAAAACCCGCCCGATTCACTGAAAGGGAAACTTTGCGTCGAAGGAAATAAACTGACCAGGCAAATCGCCAAAGAGCTGGGAGTCGATTTCAAAGAAGTCGGCGAACTGATCGTCATCTTCAGCGAAGAAGAAAGGAATCGGCTCCTGGAGATCAAAGCGGACGCGGAAAAGCTGGGGGTCCCGGGCCTTCAGATCGTTGACCGCGCCTGGTTAAAGGAACACGAACCGAACCTTAATCCCGCCGCTCTCGCCGCTCTTTACGCCCCGACCGCCGGTATTATCTCTCCCTACCGTTTAGTTTACGACCTGGCGGAAAATGCCCGGCTAAACGGCGTGGAGATACTAACCTCGCACAAAGTTGAAAGTATTAGTCAAGAAACCGGAAACCTGCGACTAAACGTCGCGGTTTCCGGTTCAACGCCTAAAGTGTTTCAATCCCGCTTTGTCATCAACGCGGCCGGGCTTTACGCCGACACGATCGCCCAAATGGTCGGCGTGACCGACATCGTCATTAAACCGCGCAAAGGGGAAGAGTTCCTGCTCGATAAAAAAAGAGAACATCTCGCTAACCACTTGCTCTTCCCCCTTCCCACGCCAACTTCCAAAGGAACGCTGGTCATTAAAACATCCGACGGCAATCCGATGATCGGCCCGACCGCCACCGACATTGAAGATAAAGAAGAACGCTCGACTTCCGATGAAGGGTTAGCTAAGGTTTTAGAAAACGTCCAAAAACTTCTCCCCGCGATCAGCAGCCGGGATATCATCGCTTACTTCGCCGGGCTCCGGCCGGTAGCCGGAAAAGATTTCATTATCCGCCACGAAGAAAAAGTTCCGGGGTTCATCAACGCCGCCGGTATCCAGTCCCCCGGCCTGACCGCCGCCCCCGCGATCGCCTTAATGGTCGCCGATCTCCTTAAAAAGAACGGCTTAAAATTGCGGCGGAAATTCTTCTTCCGCAAATATCGCCAACCAACGGTCCACCTCTTCTCTCTCTCCCTGGAAAAGATCATTCAACTTATCAAGCACGACCCGTCATACGGCGACATCGTCTGCCGCTGTGAAATGGTCTCGGCTAAAGAGGTGAGAGAAGCGATCAAACGGGGCGCGAGAACTTTGGACGGGATAAAATTCCGGACCCGGGCGCAGGCCGGGCGTTGTCACGGCGGTTTTTGTACCACCCGGATCATGAAGATCATGGCGGAAGAGCTCGGCATCCCGCTGACCGAGATCACCAAACGAGGCCCCGGCTCGGAGGTCGTTAAAGATGAACGAGCGTGA
- a CDS encoding ABC transporter permease: MALIELNGVTKTYFISEELPVRALRPVSLKIDQGEFVAIMGPSGSGKSTLLAILGLLDKADQGNYRLLDRDITKLSDNDYAVLRSRHLGFIFQSFNLLPRFNVTENSLLPFLYTEAGKDARERVIGILKKIGLGDRLRHRPNQLSGGQQQRVAIARALANQPLIIFADEPTGNLDSKSSLEIINLLKELNAQGTTIVMVTHERELSELASRIITLKDGEVVGDERKGAGKAVAKIDFNNHLKRKATLSLSGILNYAHEAFLSLLGNKLRSFLSILGVLIGVAAVITMLAIGTGAQNQVQQSLASMGSNLLRVSQSFRSGGISLGADSTPRFNFEDLAAMQKIDGVDRVVPYVSGRAQMVFQDKNWNTSVSGTNPDYQYVRNSIPTSGRFFNDNEVTGRAKVAVLGKTVADELFGSTDPVGKAIRINRINFTVIGVMPEKGATGFQNTDDQVFIPVTTAMYRLLGRDYIGNFDVQVKDADSLSAVQEQIGPILAKVHRFTEAQMQSIDVRNMADIQKALNDVVNTFTMLLGSIAAVSLLVGGIGIMNIMLVLVMERTHEIGLRKALGAENRDIMIQFLVESVLICVLGGSIGIMIGSLIAWLISTVFGWNAIVSLGSILLAFTFSVLVGVVFGIWPAWRASKMLPIEALRYE; the protein is encoded by the coding sequence ATGGCACTAATCGAACTGAACGGCGTTACCAAAACCTATTTCATCAGTGAAGAACTGCCGGTCAGGGCGTTGCGTCCGGTCTCGCTGAAGATCGACCAGGGAGAGTTTGTCGCTATTATGGGGCCGTCCGGTTCGGGAAAATCGACCTTGCTGGCGATCCTGGGACTTTTGGATAAAGCCGATCAGGGAAACTACAGGCTGCTCGACCGCGATATCACCAAGTTGAGCGACAACGACTACGCGGTTTTACGCAGCCGCCACCTCGGTTTTATTTTTCAATCGTTCAATCTCCTGCCCCGCTTCAACGTGACCGAAAATTCGTTGCTGCCGTTCCTATACACCGAGGCGGGGAAAGACGCCCGCGAGCGGGTGATCGGGATTTTGAAAAAGATCGGCCTTGGCGACCGGCTGCGGCACCGGCCGAACCAGCTCTCCGGCGGGCAACAGCAAAGGGTGGCGATCGCCCGGGCGCTCGCTAATCAGCCGCTGATCATTTTTGCCGACGAGCCGACCGGGAACCTCGATTCCAAGTCGTCGCTCGAGATCATCAACCTGCTCAAGGAATTAAACGCCCAGGGGACGACGATCGTCATGGTGACCCACGAGCGGGAATTGTCGGAACTGGCGAGCCGGATAATTACCCTCAAAGATGGGGAGGTCGTCGGCGATGAAAGAAAAGGGGCGGGCAAAGCAGTCGCTAAAATTGATTTTAACAATCATTTGAAGAGAAAAGCGACCCTTTCGCTTTCCGGGATCCTCAATTACGCTCACGAGGCTTTTCTTTCGCTCTTGGGGAACAAACTCCGTTCGTTTCTCTCGATCCTCGGCGTGCTGATCGGCGTCGCGGCGGTCATCACGATGCTGGCGATCGGGACCGGGGCGCAGAACCAGGTCCAGCAAAGTTTAGCGAGCATGGGATCGAACCTCCTGCGGGTTTCGCAGTCATTCCGCTCTGGTGGTATTTCCCTGGGAGCCGATTCTACTCCTCGTTTTAATTTTGAAGATCTAGCCGCGATGCAGAAGATCGACGGGGTCGACCGGGTCGTTCCTTACGTCAGCGGCCGGGCGCAAATGGTCTTCCAGGACAAGAATTGGAACACCTCCGTATCAGGCACGAACCCGGATTACCAGTACGTCCGCAATTCGATCCCAACTTCCGGCCGCTTCTTTAACGATAACGAAGTGACCGGCCGGGCCAAAGTCGCGGTCCTCGGCAAAACGGTAGCCGACGAACTTTTCGGCAGTACCGACCCGGTCGGTAAAGCGATCCGGATCAACCGGATCAACTTTACCGTCATCGGAGTGATGCCGGAGAAGGGGGCGACCGGTTTTCAGAATACCGACGACCAGGTCTTTATTCCGGTTACCACGGCGATGTATCGTCTGCTCGGGCGCGATTATATCGGTAACTTTGACGTTCAGGTGAAAGACGCCGATTCTCTCTCTGCGGTCCAGGAACAGATCGGTCCGATCTTGGCCAAGGTCCATCGCTTTACCGAAGCCCAGATGCAGAGCATCGATGTCCGGAACATGGCCGATATCCAGAAAGCCCTTAATGACGTGGTTAACACTTTTACGATGCTCCTGGGATCGATCGCCGCGGTCAGCTTGCTGGTCGGCGGGATCGGGATCATGAATATTATGCTGGTTTTGGTGATGGAGCGGACCCACGAGATCGGCTTGCGCAAAGCGCTCGGCGCGGAAAATCGGGACATCATGATCCAATTTCTGGTTGAATCGGTTTTGATCTGCGTCTTAGGGGGATCGATCGGGATAATGATCGGTTCGCTGATCGCCTGGCTGATCTCGACTGTTTTCGGCTGGAACGCGATCGTCAGTCTTGGTTCGATCCTGCTCGCCTTTACCTTCTCGGTGCTGGTTGGGGTGGTCTTTGGGATCTGGCCCGCCTGGCGGGCGTCGAAGATGCTGCCGATCGAAGCGTTACGGTACGAGTAA